The Altererythrobacter sp. Root672 genome includes a window with the following:
- a CDS encoding VOC family protein, whose protein sequence is MKRLRITLALAALGLAVPASAQGPEFSAGLQFNHFMVAISVADIEKETAWFVDNLAFTVEKDASLRDGAVHFRWLINGNQRIELIQLADSQPGATRPKPPGHAVVRGIAQVTLETSDIEAVKVALANKGVTPVLDITEVAPLGIKVMYLLDPEGNPIEIAQKV, encoded by the coding sequence ATGAAGAGGTTGCGTATCACGCTGGCGCTTGCGGCATTGGGTCTTGCCGTTCCGGCCAGCGCCCAGGGGCCGGAGTTCTCCGCTGGGCTGCAGTTCAATCACTTCATGGTCGCGATTTCAGTCGCTGATATCGAGAAGGAAACGGCCTGGTTCGTCGATAACCTCGCCTTCACGGTCGAGAAGGACGCCTCGCTGAGGGACGGCGCGGTACATTTCCGCTGGCTGATCAACGGCAACCAGCGGATCGAACTGATCCAGCTCGCGGATTCGCAGCCCGGCGCAACCCGCCCGAAACCGCCCGGCCATGCCGTTGTGCGCGGCATCGCACAGGTCACACTAGAGACCTCGGATATCGAGGCGGTGAAGGTGGCGCTGGCGAACAAGGGCGTGACGCCGGTGCTCGACATTACCGAGGTCGCGCCACTCGGGATCAAGGTCATGTACCTGCTCGATCCAGAGGGCAATCCGATCGAGATCGCGCAAAAGGTCTGA
- a CDS encoding NAD(P) transhydrogenase subunit alpha: MDFITILSIFVLACFVGYYVVWSVTPALHTPLMAVTNAISSVIIVGALIAAAASGNPVAKWLGLAGVVLASVNIFGGFAVTARMLAMYKKKER; this comes from the coding sequence GTGGACTTCATCACCATTCTCTCGATCTTCGTGCTGGCCTGCTTCGTGGGCTATTACGTTGTCTGGTCGGTCACTCCCGCGCTGCATACGCCGCTGATGGCGGTGACCAATGCGATCTCTTCGGTGATCATCGTCGGTGCGCTGATTGCGGCGGCAGCCTCGGGTAATCCGGTGGCCAAGTGGCTCGGGCTGGCGGGTGTAGTGCTGGCGAGCGTCAACATCTTCGGCGGCTTCGCGGTTACCGCGCGGATGCTGGCGATGTACAAGAAGAAGGAACGCTGA